A region from the Arvicola amphibius chromosome 12, mArvAmp1.2, whole genome shotgun sequence genome encodes:
- the Gdpgp1 gene encoding GDP-D-glucose phosphorylase 1 produces MATPDDSQETSYLLPLNPEDWEEQGIPDFVYGQKDLVGKGIQWPGNASRSLDTLPRSRFDSALCSAWRQRVELGLFRYHLEDLQTQILPGSVGFVAQLNIERGVQRRPPQNIQSVRQEFDPEQFNFNKIRPGEVLFRLRRREPNGPKQEDILVLINVSPLEWGHVLLVPEPAQGLPQRLLPGTLRAGLEAVLLSLHPGFRVGFNSLGGLASVNHLHLHGYYLAHPLPVEGAPSTPLDPKGYIHLLQALPAPGFLFYTSGPGPDMEALIRRVCQATDYMSNHEIAHNLFVTRGAPPGPASSSSGLTGLRVILWARKSSFGIKESGAFNVALCELAGHLPVKTSQDFGSLTEAAAVALIQDCLLPQAQADEVQAALVALMAQEEL; encoded by the coding sequence ATGGCTACTCCAGATGATTCACAGGAAACTTCCTATCTGCTCCCTCTGAACCCTGAGGACTGGGAGGAGCAAGGCATCCCCGACTTTGTCTATGGACAGAAAGACCTCGTCGGGAAGGGAATCCAATGGCCGGGGAATGCAAGCCGCTCCCTGGACACACTGCCACGGTCCCGCTTTGACTCTGCCCTCTGTTCTGCGTGGAGGCAGCGAGTGGAGCTGGGCCTCTTTCGATACCACCTAGAAGATCTGCAGACCCAAATCCTCCCTGGTTCCGTGGGCTTTGTAGCTCAGCTGAATATAGAGCGAGGAGTGCAGAGGAGGCCACCCCAGAATATCCAAAGTGTGAGGCAGGAGTTTGACCCCGAACAGTTTAACTTCAATAAAATCCGACCTGGAGAAGTCCTTTTCCGTTTGCGACGACGGGAGCCCAATGGCCCAAAGCAAGAGGACATCCTTGTGCTGATCAATGTCAGCCCCCTGGAGTGGGGGCACGTGCTGCTGGTGCCTGAGCCTGCTCAGGGGCTCCCCCAACGCCTGCTGCCTGGGACACTGCGGGCGGGGCTTGAAGCTGTGCTACTGAGTTTGCACCCAGGCTTCCGGGTCGGCTTCAACAGCCTGGGAGGTTTGGCCTCTGTGAACCATCTCCACCTGCATGGGTACTACCTGGCCCACCCACTGCCTGTGGAGGGCGCCCCAAGCACACCTCTAGACCCAAAGGGCTATATCCATCTGCTGCAGGCCCTCCCAGCCCCTGGCTTCCTCTTTTACACTAGTGGGCCAGGGCCTGACATGGAAGCCTTAATTCGCAGGGTATGCCAGGCCACTGACTACATGAGTAATCATGAGATTGCACATAATTTATTTGTGACCCGGGGTGCTCCACCGGGGCCGGCATCATCTTCCTCAGGCCTCACTGGGCTCCGAGTCATCCTGTGGGCCCGGAAGTCCAGCTTTGGAATCAAGGAAAGCGGGGCTTTCAATGTTGCGCTCTGTGAGCTGGCTGGCCACCTACCTGTTAAGACGTCCCAGGACTTCGGCAGCTTGACAGAGGCAGCTGCAGTGGCCCTCATTCAGGACTGTCTGCTGCCCCAAGCTCAAGCGGATGAGGTACAGGCAGCGCTGGTGGCCCTGATGGCCCAGGAAGAGCTGTGA